A single Lactuca sativa cultivar Salinas chromosome 8, Lsat_Salinas_v11, whole genome shotgun sequence DNA region contains:
- the LOC111878241 gene encoding repetitive proline-rich cell wall protein 1 produces the protein MESSKRLTALFFISLFMVSSANPVLDCGSCDKPKPPTEKPPVVKPPVKPPVTLPPVKPPVTLPPVVKPPVTLPPVVKPPVTLPPIKPPVTLPPVKPPVTLPPIKPPVTLPPIKPPVTLPPIKPPVTLPPVKPPVTLPPIKPPVTLPPVTLPPIKPPVTLPPVKPPVTLPPIKPPVTLPPVKPPVTLPPIKPPVTLPPLPLPPLKPPVTLPPLPLPPLKPPVTLPPIKPPVTLPPLPLPPLPPVVPPIVTPPVVTPPVVTPPEGEPCPPPKGASPPVASPPGASETCPIDILKLGACVDLLGGLVNIGLGDPAVNKCCPIIAGLAELEAAVCLCTTLKVKLLNLNIYLPIALQLLVTCGKTPPPGYTCSL, from the coding sequence ATGGAGTCCTCTAAGAGGCTTACCGCTCTTTTCTTCATTTCACTGTTCATGGTTTCTTCAGCAAATCCAGTTCTTGACTGTGGAAGTTGTGACAAGCCAAAACCACCCACCGAAAAACCACCGGTTGTCAAACCACCGGTAAAGCCACCAGTTACCCTACCACCCGTAAAGCCACCAGTTACCCTACCACCTGTAGTAAAACCACCCGTCACCCTTCCACCAGTGGTAAAACCACCGGTGACACTCCCACCGATAAAACCACCAGTAACCCTTCCACCGGTTAAACCACCAGTGACCCTCCCACCGATAAAACCGCCAGTGACCCTCCCACCAATTAAACCACCAGTGACCCTCCCACCGATAAAACCGCCAGTGACCCTCCCACCGGTAAAACCACCTGTGACCCTCCCACCAATTAAACCACCCGTTACTCTCCCACCGGTGACCCTCCCACCAATTAAACCACCGGTAACCCTCCCACCGGTAAAACCACCAGTGACCCTCCCACCAATTAAACCACCGGTAACCCTCCCACCTGTAAAACCACCGGTGACCCTCCCACCGATTAAACCACCAGTGACGCTTCCACCCCTCCCACTCCCACCCCTAAAACCACCAGTAACGCTCCCACCCCTCCCACTCCCACCCCTAAAACCACCAGTGACCCTCCCACCAATTAAACCGCCAGTGACACTCCCACCCCTCCCACTCCCACCCCTCCCGCCGGTCGTCCCACCCATCGTCACACCACCGGTTGTCACTCCACCGGTTGTCACACCACCAGAGGGGGAACCCTGTCCACCACCAAAGGGTGCATCACCACCAGTTGCATCACCGCCGGGTGCATCGGAAACATGCCCCATTGACATCCTAAAGTTGGGAGCTTGTGTAGACCTTTTAGGAGGTTTAGTGAACATTGGATTGGGTGACCCCGCGGTCAACAAATGTTGCCCGATTATAGCAGGGCTAGCAGAGCTAGAGGCTGCAGTTTGCTTGTGCACAACCTTGAAGGTTAAACTGTTGAACCTCAATATTTACCTACCAATTGCTCTACAGCTGCTTGTTACTTGTGGCAAGACCCCTCCTCCGGGTTACACTTGCTCTCTCTAA